CTATGTAACGAGGCACCTTTTTATGTTCTGGGACCTATAGTGACAGATATAGCGCCTGGCTATGATCATATTACTTCAGCCATCGGAGGGGCCATTGCAGGATATTATGGTGCGGATTTTCTGTGTTATGTGACACCCTCTGAGCACCTCGGGCTTCCAACACCGAAGGATGTGTGGGATGGTGTTATGGTGACAAAAATTGCAGCCCATGCGGCTGATATTGCGAGGGGCAATCAAAAGGCATTAAGGCTTGACCAGGCAATGTCAACATACAGAAAGGCACTTAACTGGGAAGGCCAGATAAAGTGCGCAATAGACCCTGACAAGATAAAGAATTTCAGAAAGGAACGAAACCTCCATGATGATGTCTGCAGCATGTGCGGTGAGTACTGTGCTATGAAGATAGTAAAAGACTATTTTAAGAAATAATACTACATACGTCTATCTGGTCTATCTCGTCTATCTTGTTCAAGACCGAAGAGACTGAATTGACACAATAGACAAAAAATGAAATCAAGCCCATCACAATGGCAGATCATGATTTACACGGTATCTGAGCTTACAGCACAGATAAAAAAATCAATCAACAGCCAGTTTCAGGATGTACTTGTAGAGGGTGAGGTTTCAAACATGAAACTGTATCCTTCAGGCCACCTCTATTTTACATTAAAGGATGACTTTGCAATGATAAACGCTGTGGTGTTCAATTATTACGGAAAATATCCGGAAGATATGATGAAGGATGGCATTGCTGTCATTTGTAAGGGAAGGGTGGATGTGTATGAAAGAAGGGGCCAATACCAGCTTTTAGTTGATGAGATAGAGGTGAAGGGGTTAGGGCTTTTACAGCTGAAGTTCCAGATGTTAAAGGAAAAATTATTTAAGGAAGGGATCTTTGACGTAAGTAGAAAAAAGACAATACCACTTTTGCCGGAGAGGATTGGTATTATCACTTCACCTGTAGGTGCGGCAATAAGGGACATGTTGAAGATTATATCCGGGAAATTTGAGAATATGTCTGTAACCATATACCCTGTAAAGGTTCAGGGGGATGAGGCATGTTATGAAATCGTTGAGGCGATAACCCATTTCAATAAAACAAAGGATGTGGATGTAATTATAATTGGAAGGGGCGGGGGTTCATTTGAAGACCTTGCCCCCTTCAATGAGGAGATTGTGGCAAGGGCAATATATGACTCGGAGGTGTCGATTGTTTCCGGTATTGGTCATGAGATAGATTTTACCATAGCCGATTTTGTGGCAGATGTGAGGGCGCCAACACCGACTGCGGCGGCAGACCTTGTGGTGAAGGATAAAAGGGAATTGCTCGATATAATTGTAAATATGAAGAATGCCCTAAGACAGAACATGAAAGGCAGGTTAGAGAAGGCAAGGTTTTCCCTCTACCAGGGGGCCATGGAGCTGAAAGAGAGAAAGGATTTTATCGTCACATACAGGATGTATCTGGATGAGATACTGAATAACCTGACACATGGTTTTACATTATACTTCAGGGACAAGAAAGGACAGATAGAGACCCTGACACAGAGGATAAAAGACCTGAGCCCTGATAACATCTTAAAAAGGGGTTATAGCATAACGGTCAAAAGGGATACGAAAGAGGTTGTGGTAAGTACATCTCAGGTGGTGAAAGGGGAAGACCTTCTCGTGAAACTCCATAAAGGGGAACTCGGGGTTTCAGTGCAGGAGAAACATTCGTAGTCTATCCTGTCTGTTCAGTCTGTTCCGTCTTTCTTGTCGTGACTAAATAGACCAGATAGACCAGAGAGACGAGATAGACCAAAAAGACAAAAAGCTGTTCCACAAAATCTCTTCCAGCTTTCTGCGCTATGCTTTATACTATCAGCTATGAGCCGTTGGCTATTATGAAACGAGAATCCTTTATGTTTATGTTGCCATATTGGTTTTTGTGGCGGAGGAAGTGGATAGAATCGAGGTCAATGTAATCGAATATGCCTGTACCTGAGGCACAATAGATGCCTGCGGATGCACCTACCATTGTTTCTATCATGGACCCTATCATCAGGGTGAGTTTATGTTTTTTTGCATATTCCAGAATCTTGAAGGATTCACCGATACCGCTTTTCGCAATCTTTATGTTCACTCCATCGCATAGGTTATTATCAATGGCACGCTGCAAATCCTTAACTGTGAACACAGTCTCGTCAAGGATAATCGGGATGGGTGAATATTTTTTTATCTTCCTTAATCCTTTGTAATCATTTTTTGGCAAAGGCTGTTCGAAAAGCTGGATTCTATAACCTTCCTTTTCTATGTAATTGATAATCTGTGAAAATGTTTTTTCTGTGTATCCCTGATTGCCATCAAGGCGGAGGGTAAATGTTGTGAGATTGTCTTTCAGCATACGGTATACATGAGATAGTAATCGCTTATCCTCCTCCACATTGCCGCTCACTTTGAGCTTATAGATGTGAAATCCTTTGCGTAATGCGTATCGCATCCATCTTGAGATTAGCTCTGCATCAGGGATGAATGGTATTGTAATGTCTGTCTTTAACCTTTTTGTACAACCTCCCCAGTAATTATGTTCTGAAACCTTTTTATTACTTAAGAGCGCCCTGAATAGTGCTACTTCAAGCCCTGATATGGTCATTGGATAATGGGCATATTTTCTGCGAAGACGTTCAATTGTATTTTCATATTTATCTATGGGTGTATCTATGAGTCCTGGTGAAACTTCATGTAATATACCCC
This sequence is a window from Pseudomonadota bacterium. Protein-coding genes within it:
- the xseA gene encoding exodeoxyribonuclease VII large subunit translates to MKSSPSQWQIMIYTVSELTAQIKKSINSQFQDVLVEGEVSNMKLYPSGHLYFTLKDDFAMINAVVFNYYGKYPEDMMKDGIAVICKGRVDVYERRGQYQLLVDEIEVKGLGLLQLKFQMLKEKLFKEGIFDVSRKKTIPLLPERIGIITSPVGAAIRDMLKIISGKFENMSVTIYPVKVQGDEACYEIVEAITHFNKTKDVDVIIIGRGGGSFEDLAPFNEEIVARAIYDSEVSIVSGIGHEIDFTIADFVADVRAPTPTAAADLVVKDKRELLDIIVNMKNALRQNMKGRLEKARFSLYQGAMELKERKDFIVTYRMYLDEILNNLTHGFTLYFRDKKGQIETLTQRIKDLSPDNILKRGYSITVKRDTKEVVVSTSQVVKGEDLLVKLHKGELGVSVQEKHS